The genomic window GCCGGTCATCAAGCCGCCCAACGACCCCTTTCCCGGTTATGTGGACGAGACGCACAGCGAACACGTCGGCGGCTGCAACATTTTGCTGGGCGATGGCGGCGTGCATTGGGCGGCCGACACTATCGACCCGCTAGTGTGGGCGGCGATGGCTACGCGGGCAGGCGGCGAGACACAGGAGATGAATCAATGACGAATTATTTTATTTCGATTCGAATCGGTTACTGGGCGCGACTTATGCGGATGCCGTTGATGATTGCGTGCCTGGCAATGTTTTCGATGCTCGGTTGCAACCGCGAGCCGGCAATCTCGAAGGCCGATGTAAAAGTAGTTGGCGAATTAAAGACGGCCATCGGCGCCAAAAAGTCCGATTGGTTGGAAGCGGCGGGAAAAAACCTGGACGCCAATCGCCAGCAAGGAAAAGCTACGGACGACGAGTATGCAGCATTGGAAAGCATTGTGGCCGACGCCCGGGCGGGACATTGGGACGAGGCCAACTCTCAATTGACGCGTTTAATAACGGCCCAACACGCACCGTAACAGCGTGTTGTGTGAGGCGTCTTCTTTGGTCGACGCGTGGCCGGAGCGGGCGGCAACTGGCACGCTTTTACACTGTTGCGTTTTGCATAAACCCAATGCGGGTTTT from Pirellulales bacterium includes these protein-coding regions:
- a CDS encoding DUF1559 domain-containing protein encodes the protein MAAPQVEFHCGPGLDESPPVIKPPNDPFPGYVDETHSEHVGGCNILLGDGGVHWAADTIDPLVWAAMATRAGGETQEMNQ